In Chitinophaga sp. HK235, a single window of DNA contains:
- a CDS encoding TonB-dependent receptor, with protein MKKLLAFIICMTAIGLCKAQHATVGGHVTDTLNHVQLPNTVVALLHAKDSVLYRYTRTSESGKFKLDNLKAGKYLLMITYPAFADYVEPITLSDTSVVDYGKIMLTLRSRLLQEVVIQQKVAAIKIKGDTTEFNADSYKTQANATVEELLKKLPGIQVDNKGQITAQGETVKKVLVDGEEFFGDDPTLVTKNIRADMVDKVQLYDKKSDQAAFTGVDDGQTSKTLNLKLKDGKKNGYFGKVAAGAGPQGFHDSQAMINMFKKKMKMAAYGIVSNTGKTGLTWQEQDKYGQSMADNAVADPSGDIYFSGANEEFVGWDGKYDGKGYPLVQTGGLHYNNKWDQDNKSINGNYKFMQLFMDGDNTTATKNLLPNNASSYRNMKEHFNNHLLRHRMDGRYEVQLDSSSSIKFDFNGGLNNKKSNSIFQSEFLDGDSALVNRNSRRLTTTDDTRELNSNLLWRKKLKKKGRTISVNLSENYSRNNGDGYLYSFTAYYDNATIDSTHLTDQRKVFNGESLNVIGNVTYTEPLSKLSSLVVNYGVNITNSRSDRTSFNMSTPGKYELQDSAFSNNYTFNMLTHKGGLAYVFIGKKVRINVGNNIGLTSYRQEDRYLHSTNDRNFVNWFPSASFRYIFHQRRRFTFNYNGNTQQPSMFQLQPLRSNEDDQDVRVGNPGLKPSFNNSFRIAYSDYQVITDRNLWVSVFYSTISNAFGESATIDAKGKRLTQIVNIDGNENAGMNLNMGWKVSKINLGYYLRSYYYRNANYIDHQLNITRSLNSTLGLNAYTSKEKKYDQFLAADVTYNTSKSSVQRSISTNYWSGHIGYSANIFLPLKFELRSEINYNIRQQTAVFTGNNNAFIWNASVNKKFGKKDALEVNVSVNDMLNQNIGFSRSVNSNFITQNTYSTIGRYGLVTLTWNFNKAGGGAVAKN; from the coding sequence ATGAAAAAACTATTGGCATTCATTATTTGTATGACCGCTATCGGCCTGTGTAAGGCCCAGCACGCAACTGTCGGCGGCCATGTGACTGACACATTGAATCACGTCCAACTCCCCAACACGGTAGTAGCCCTTCTTCATGCAAAGGACTCTGTCCTGTACCGGTATACCCGTACCAGTGAGTCGGGTAAATTTAAACTGGATAACCTGAAGGCGGGCAAATATCTCCTCATGATCACGTATCCCGCTTTCGCTGACTACGTAGAGCCGATAACGTTATCTGATACCAGCGTGGTAGATTATGGCAAGATCATGCTGACACTCCGATCCAGACTATTGCAGGAGGTAGTGATCCAGCAGAAAGTGGCTGCCATCAAGATTAAAGGGGATACCACCGAGTTTAACGCAGACAGCTATAAAACACAAGCCAATGCCACTGTGGAAGAGCTGTTGAAGAAACTGCCAGGTATCCAGGTGGATAATAAAGGCCAGATTACTGCCCAGGGTGAGACCGTCAAGAAAGTATTGGTAGATGGAGAAGAGTTTTTTGGAGATGACCCTACACTGGTTACCAAAAACATCCGTGCTGATATGGTAGATAAAGTACAGCTGTACGATAAGAAAAGCGATCAGGCTGCTTTTACCGGTGTGGATGATGGTCAGACCTCCAAAACACTGAACCTGAAACTGAAAGATGGCAAGAAAAACGGCTACTTCGGCAAAGTGGCTGCCGGTGCTGGTCCGCAGGGATTTCACGATAGCCAGGCCATGATCAATATGTTTAAAAAGAAGATGAAGATGGCTGCCTATGGTATCGTGTCCAATACTGGCAAAACGGGACTCACCTGGCAGGAACAGGATAAATATGGACAGAGTATGGCCGACAATGCCGTGGCAGATCCTTCAGGCGATATCTATTTCAGTGGCGCCAACGAGGAATTTGTGGGGTGGGATGGCAAATATGACGGTAAAGGATATCCGCTGGTACAAACCGGCGGCCTGCACTACAACAATAAATGGGATCAGGATAATAAGAGCATCAACGGCAATTATAAGTTTATGCAGCTGTTTATGGATGGAGATAATACCACCGCCACCAAAAACCTGTTACCCAACAATGCTTCCAGCTACCGCAACATGAAAGAACATTTCAACAATCATCTCCTTCGCCACCGGATGGACGGTAGGTATGAGGTGCAGCTGGATTCTTCCTCGTCCATCAAATTCGATTTCAACGGAGGGTTAAACAATAAAAAAAGCAACAGCATTTTCCAGTCGGAGTTCCTTGATGGTGACAGTGCCCTGGTGAACCGTAACAGCCGCAGGCTCACTACAACAGATGATACCCGGGAGCTGAACAGTAACCTGCTGTGGCGTAAGAAGCTGAAGAAGAAAGGACGTACCATCTCTGTTAACCTGTCTGAAAACTATTCCCGTAATAACGGTGACGGATATCTGTATTCTTTTACAGCATACTACGACAATGCTACAATAGACTCCACCCATCTGACCGATCAACGGAAAGTATTTAACGGTGAAAGCCTTAATGTGATTGGTAATGTTACCTATACGGAGCCCTTATCGAAATTGTCCAGTCTGGTGGTGAACTATGGCGTTAACATCACGAACAGCCGGTCGGACCGTACCTCTTTTAATATGAGCACTCCTGGCAAATATGAATTACAGGATTCTGCGTTCAGCAATAATTATACTTTTAACATGCTGACACATAAAGGAGGGCTGGCTTATGTTTTCATCGGTAAAAAGGTGCGCATCAATGTGGGTAACAATATTGGACTCACCAGCTATCGTCAGGAAGACCGGTACCTTCACTCCACAAATGACCGGAACTTTGTGAACTGGTTTCCCTCTGCCAGCTTCAGATACATTTTTCATCAGCGGCGTCGTTTTACATTCAACTATAACGGTAATACGCAACAGCCCAGTATGTTTCAGTTGCAGCCATTGCGCTCCAATGAAGATGATCAGGACGTGCGTGTCGGTAACCCCGGTCTGAAGCCCTCTTTCAATAATAGTTTCAGGATCGCCTACAGTGACTACCAGGTAATAACCGACCGAAACCTGTGGGTGAGTGTGTTCTATAGCACTATCAGCAATGCTTTCGGTGAGTCGGCTACCATCGATGCCAAAGGCAAACGGTTAACACAGATCGTTAATATTGATGGTAATGAAAATGCCGGCATGAACCTCAACATGGGATGGAAGGTGAGTAAAATCAATCTTGGTTATTATCTGCGGAGTTACTATTACCGCAATGCCAACTACATTGATCATCAGCTGAACATCACCCGCAGCCTGAATTCTACGCTGGGACTCAATGCATATACCAGTAAGGAAAAAAAGTATGATCAATTTCTCGCAGCAGATGTTACCTATAATACCAGCAAATCTTCTGTACAACGTAGTATCAGCACCAATTACTGGAGTGGCCACATCGGTTATTCCGCCAATATATTCCTGCCACTAAAGTTTGAGTTGCGTTCTGAAATCAATTACAACATCCGTCAGCAAACAGCAGTGTTTACCGGTAATAACAATGCCTTTATCTGGAATGCCAGTGTGAACAAGAAGTTTGGCAAAAAAGATGCATTGGAAGTGAATGTGTCGGTAAATGATATGCTTAACCAGAACATTGGTTTCAGTCGGTCTGTCAACAGTAACTTTATTACCCAGAACACTTATTCCACGATCGGTCGTTATGGTCTGGTAACGCTCACCTGGAACTTTAACAAAGCCGGTGGTGGTGCCGTTG
- a CDS encoding IlvD/Edd family dehydratase yields MEQQILRSSQWFAREGKDGFIYRAWLKKQGIPAHELEGKPIIGICNTWSELTPCNSHFRELAESVKRGVIEAGGYPLEFPVMSLGETLIKPTAMLYRNLVSMDVEESVRANPLDGVVLLCGCDKTTPALVMGACSVNLPTIVVSGGAMLTGRHMGRSIGTSDIWRFSEELRSGKMTSEELAMAEAGMCRSDGHCAVMGTASTMACMVEALGLSLPQNAAIPAPDAARKVLAHLSGMEIVKMVRTNRRPSDILTSEAFENAIMVNAAIGGSTNFVVHLLAIAGRIGVDVTLEDIDRWSANIPLLANLQPSGLYFMEDMYYAGGLPAVMNALLPHLHKDCLTANGNTIGDNYRHAVSYNKEVITSLDTPFNNVSGIVVLKGNICEQGAVLKPSAATPRLMQHTGRAVVFEDIDDYKRRIDDPQLEVDENSVLALKNVGPKGYPGMPEVGNMGLPAKLLAKGVTDMVRISDGRMSGTGFGTVVLHVSPEAAAGGTLAILQDGDMITLDVAGRTLNAAISPEEIARRKATWQPAYPVVQRGYVQLYQQHVEQAHLGADLDFLKGSSGSDVARDSH; encoded by the coding sequence ATGGAGCAACAAATATTAAGAAGCAGCCAATGGTTTGCCCGGGAAGGCAAAGATGGTTTTATATATCGCGCATGGTTGAAGAAACAGGGTATTCCGGCCCACGAGCTGGAAGGGAAACCTATAATTGGCATCTGTAATACCTGGTCTGAACTAACGCCCTGTAACTCCCATTTCAGGGAGCTGGCGGAATCAGTAAAACGGGGTGTTATAGAGGCGGGTGGTTATCCGCTGGAGTTTCCGGTGATGTCGCTGGGGGAGACGCTGATCAAGCCTACTGCGATGCTGTATCGCAACCTGGTGAGCATGGATGTGGAGGAATCCGTACGGGCCAACCCGTTAGACGGGGTGGTTTTGCTTTGTGGTTGTGATAAGACTACGCCTGCGCTGGTGATGGGAGCCTGTAGTGTCAATCTGCCTACGATAGTGGTGTCAGGGGGTGCGATGCTAACGGGCAGGCATATGGGAAGAAGTATTGGTACCAGTGATATATGGCGGTTCAGCGAAGAATTGCGTTCCGGGAAGATGACCAGCGAGGAACTGGCAATGGCGGAGGCAGGCATGTGCAGAAGCGACGGGCACTGTGCCGTAATGGGCACTGCGTCCACTATGGCTTGTATGGTGGAGGCGCTGGGGCTGTCGCTGCCACAAAACGCAGCCATTCCGGCACCGGATGCGGCCCGCAAAGTACTGGCGCATCTGTCGGGCATGGAGATCGTGAAGATGGTACGGACCAATCGGCGACCGTCAGATATCCTTACCAGTGAGGCTTTTGAAAATGCTATTATGGTTAACGCCGCCATCGGTGGATCAACCAATTTTGTAGTGCATTTGCTGGCTATAGCCGGACGTATAGGCGTTGATGTGACCCTGGAAGATATTGACCGTTGGTCCGCCAACATTCCCCTGCTGGCCAATCTCCAGCCGTCGGGACTGTATTTTATGGAAGACATGTATTATGCCGGCGGACTGCCGGCGGTGATGAATGCCCTGCTTCCTCATCTACACAAAGACTGTCTGACCGCTAATGGCAACACTATTGGTGACAACTACCGCCATGCAGTGAGCTATAATAAAGAGGTCATCACCTCTCTCGATACACCCTTCAACAATGTATCCGGTATTGTGGTCCTGAAAGGTAATATCTGCGAGCAGGGCGCAGTACTCAAGCCATCAGCGGCCACTCCTCGGCTGATGCAGCATACCGGCAGAGCGGTGGTCTTTGAAGATATAGACGACTACAAACGCCGCATCGATGACCCTCAGCTGGAAGTAGATGAAAACAGTGTGCTGGCGCTGAAAAACGTAGGCCCCAAAGGATATCCGGGCATGCCGGAGGTAGGCAATATGGGTCTGCCAGCCAAACTGCTGGCCAAAGGGGTTACCGATATGGTCAGGATCTCAGACGGCCGTATGAGCGGCACCGGCTTTGGCACGGTAGTGCTGCATGTATCTCCGGAAGCCGCAGCCGGCGGTACATTGGCCATTCTGCAGGATGGTGATATGATCACGCTCGACGTAGCCGGACGGACACTCAACGCGGCTATTTCTCCTGAAGAAATCGCCAGAAGAAAAGCAACCTGGCAACCGGCCTATCCGGTAGTACAGCGGGGTTATGTACAGCTCTATCAGCAACATGTGGAACAGGCCCACCTGGGCGCCGACCTTGATTTTCTGAAAGGAAGTTCCGGTAGCGATGTGGCCCGGGATTCTCACTAA
- a CDS encoding SDR family NAD(P)-dependent oxidoreductase: MKTAQKVAIVTGAGQGIGFEICRQLAAAGTAVILNDMDATLAQQAAQTITVENGQCTALPGDASDFLFIQQMVNTAVTQYGRLDIVIANAGITLFGDFFTYTPEAFNRVMQVNLAGTFFLAQAAANQMKKQQQGGAILFTSSVTGHQAHKDLAAYGMSKAAIEMLAKNLVIELSPFKITVNTIAPGATLTERTLSEPGYADTWSRLTPMGRPAYTADIAQAALFLVSDQARHITGQSLVIDGGWTSTSPQP; the protein is encoded by the coding sequence ATGAAAACAGCACAAAAAGTGGCCATCGTGACCGGCGCAGGCCAGGGTATTGGATTTGAAATATGCCGTCAACTGGCAGCAGCCGGCACTGCAGTCATTTTAAATGATATGGATGCCACACTTGCTCAACAGGCCGCGCAGACTATTACGGTTGAAAATGGCCAGTGCACTGCCTTACCCGGCGATGCCAGCGACTTCCTGTTTATACAGCAAATGGTAAACACCGCCGTTACACAATACGGCCGCCTTGATATTGTTATCGCCAATGCCGGCATCACACTATTCGGCGACTTCTTCACCTATACACCGGAAGCCTTCAACCGCGTGATGCAGGTGAACCTGGCAGGCACCTTTTTCCTGGCACAGGCAGCCGCCAACCAAATGAAAAAACAACAACAGGGTGGCGCTATACTTTTCACCTCCTCTGTAACCGGCCACCAGGCACATAAAGACCTTGCTGCCTATGGTATGAGCAAGGCAGCCATTGAAATGCTTGCTAAAAACCTGGTGATTGAATTGTCGCCCTTTAAGATCACTGTCAATACGATTGCACCGGGGGCCACGCTCACAGAACGGACCTTATCCGAACCTGGCTATGCCGATACCTGGTCGAGGCTGACACCGATGGGCAGACCCGCCTATACAGCCGATATAGCCCAGGCTGCGCTGTTCCTCGTTTCTGACCAGGCCAGGCATATTACCGGTCAAAGCCTCGTGATCGATGGCGGCTGGACCAGCACCAGTCCGCAACCCTAA
- a CDS encoding DEAD/DEAH box helicase — MINEAWYLQRYQLQQDDVRLVMDVLSIYIYPLDKHALYDAIQLVAPMTRPRLEEVIQELREQELLQLNINGHFSLASALNFGLFPSNIIRPEYQTVLDRSRRALHAFYSLNARLQDLQQLLTAYFTGDRYLLSPPIRRMELELSEYQPWLSYLLFFPAYEGLLQLFSEASMDSIFAFAVKYNLLQLPPMEELQAFEQRQSYRFPELQLLQGDLHTPFGDITADDLFGKAVVALYKGSPAEALTIFEKGIKRQRQYDKKNTLPVSPLFAFYYALTLILLPGEKSNPFITKILTAYERKLFPAVTPAICLLYLHAGKKEKADNLLLVLMERNDQPLLSYLSVITLQLLHPRSKLLITFRVNADVLLRQGMERHYRLLTYEYLYLFRDAGYAGYGPAFTAAAAAVRYAPALSLVRHTADWERLLNTLLTPDDPGAKAKVAPSQRLIYLVDFDHYKLQPVLQTASGDGTWSSGRQVSLRKLKEGRAEAMTDQDRRIGSAVQKDHYYNHDGEAFSFDNTVWEEIAGHPYIFLEDNPAVPVEILKGGPELTVSNNGKGYTFSANVEDYISDIVFVRETPTRLKIIRLTPQQRRVLQTLSQVPVVPAEGRDKLMQVLKSIGAHLTIHSDLGDGAVNIRKKEGDPRIVIQLLPLGTGLKAALFVKPFTMDPPYCKPGAGAAHIIGVSNGERWQATRDLELEKNNEARLSEMIQQIVPQELLADTLVFEDPVDCLELLDLIRSYPDLVRAEWPEGERYKVKEEVNFSHVAISLKEKGHWFLCDGEIRVDENLVLTFRELLDTRRIVKKRFLALHNGEFIALTADLRKRLNELASFAIQDPKGLGIPRYAASMLDDWLGEVGRMEVDAAWNAFIRKRDMAMELNPAVPVTLQTTLRPYQEEGFRWMAHLAAWGAGACLADDMGLGKTVQAIALLLHRAAEGPALVVCPASVLPNWISEINRFAPSLNIIQLPTGKRAALIKSAGAFDVVITTYGILQAEAKLFAADQWTTAVLDEAHTIKNYQTKTSKAAMALQAGFRLMLTGTPIQNHMGEIWNLFNFLNPGLLGTLDHFNEQFVFPSARNPESTVKQHLRRLLAPFMLRRTKTAVLDELPSKTEITRLVDLSYEEMSFYEALRRKAVEALKIPEDNLGRRQMKALAEISRLRMAACHPQLVDGESNIISSKLNAFMDIVQELVSNNHRALVFSQFVRHLELVKAALDREGITYLYLDGSTPISQREQRVKDFQAGKGQLFLISLKAGGVGLNLTAADYVVHMDPWWNPAIEEQASDRAHRIGQTRPVTIYRLVARQTIEEKIIALHHNKRDLADRLLEGSDQSGRLSAEELMDLIAVGY, encoded by the coding sequence ATGATTAATGAAGCCTGGTACTTGCAGCGGTATCAATTACAGCAGGACGATGTGCGGCTGGTGATGGATGTGCTCTCCATATATATATATCCGTTAGACAAACATGCATTGTATGATGCCATTCAGCTGGTAGCGCCCATGACGCGGCCGCGGCTGGAAGAGGTTATACAGGAACTCCGGGAACAGGAACTGTTACAGTTGAACATCAACGGTCATTTCAGCCTGGCCTCAGCGCTGAACTTCGGCCTGTTCCCTTCCAATATCATACGCCCGGAATATCAGACTGTGCTGGACCGCTCCCGCCGCGCGTTGCACGCGTTTTATTCGCTCAATGCCAGGCTGCAGGATTTACAACAATTGCTCACTGCTTATTTCACAGGCGATCGTTATCTGCTGTCGCCACCTATCAGAAGGATGGAACTGGAGCTGTCTGAATATCAGCCATGGTTGTCCTATCTGCTCTTTTTCCCTGCTTATGAAGGATTGCTGCAGCTTTTCAGCGAAGCTTCCATGGACAGCATCTTTGCCTTTGCAGTGAAGTATAACCTGCTACAGCTACCGCCTATGGAGGAGCTGCAGGCTTTTGAACAAAGACAGTCATACCGTTTTCCGGAATTACAGCTGCTGCAGGGCGATCTGCATACACCCTTCGGAGACATTACTGCTGACGATCTCTTTGGAAAGGCTGTCGTAGCGCTTTACAAGGGAAGCCCGGCGGAAGCACTGACTATCTTCGAAAAAGGAATCAAACGTCAACGGCAGTACGATAAAAAGAACACGCTGCCAGTGTCTCCCCTGTTTGCTTTCTATTATGCGCTCACGCTGATATTATTGCCAGGAGAGAAAAGCAACCCCTTCATCACTAAAATCCTCACGGCTTACGAAAGAAAACTTTTTCCGGCAGTAACACCTGCCATATGCCTGTTGTATCTGCACGCCGGCAAAAAGGAAAAGGCCGACAACCTGTTGCTGGTACTGATGGAACGTAATGATCAGCCACTGTTGAGCTACCTGTCCGTTATCACGCTGCAATTGCTGCATCCACGTAGCAAGCTGCTGATCACCTTCCGGGTGAATGCCGATGTGCTGTTGCGACAGGGCATGGAAAGACATTACCGTTTGCTCACGTATGAATACCTGTATTTATTCAGGGATGCCGGTTATGCGGGTTATGGGCCTGCGTTTACAGCCGCTGCCGCTGCTGTGCGTTATGCACCTGCGCTGTCATTGGTGCGGCATACGGCTGACTGGGAACGTTTGCTCAATACATTGCTTACGCCGGATGATCCCGGAGCAAAAGCGAAAGTCGCACCCTCCCAACGATTGATCTATCTTGTAGACTTCGATCACTATAAGCTGCAACCTGTATTACAAACCGCTTCCGGTGATGGTACCTGGAGTAGCGGCCGTCAGGTATCATTGAGAAAACTGAAAGAAGGGAGGGCGGAAGCAATGACGGACCAGGACCGTCGTATCGGCTCTGCGGTACAGAAAGACCATTATTACAATCACGACGGTGAAGCTTTTTCTTTTGATAATACTGTATGGGAAGAAATTGCAGGTCATCCTTATATTTTTCTGGAAGATAATCCCGCTGTCCCGGTAGAGATTCTGAAAGGCGGGCCGGAACTAACCGTTAGTAATAACGGTAAGGGATATACGTTTAGCGCCAATGTGGAAGATTATATCAGTGATATAGTTTTTGTGAGAGAGACACCTACACGCTTAAAAATCATACGGCTTACACCGCAGCAGCGACGGGTATTGCAAACACTGTCGCAGGTGCCGGTGGTGCCGGCAGAAGGCCGCGACAAACTGATGCAGGTACTGAAAAGTATCGGAGCTCATCTCACTATTCATTCCGACCTGGGAGACGGCGCTGTTAACATCCGCAAGAAAGAAGGTGACCCCCGCATAGTGATACAGCTGCTTCCGCTGGGGACCGGCCTGAAGGCGGCCCTGTTTGTAAAGCCCTTTACCATGGATCCACCTTATTGCAAGCCTGGTGCAGGCGCTGCTCATATTATCGGTGTGAGCAACGGTGAACGCTGGCAGGCAACCCGTGATCTGGAGCTGGAAAAGAACAATGAGGCCCGGCTCTCGGAAATGATACAGCAGATTGTACCACAGGAGCTGCTGGCCGACACACTTGTTTTTGAAGACCCGGTAGACTGTCTGGAGCTGCTGGACCTGATCCGCAGCTACCCTGACCTGGTAAGGGCGGAATGGCCGGAGGGAGAACGGTATAAGGTCAAGGAAGAAGTCAACTTCTCCCATGTGGCCATCTCCCTGAAAGAAAAAGGACATTGGTTCCTCTGTGATGGAGAAATAAGGGTGGATGAAAACCTGGTACTTACTTTCCGCGAACTGCTGGATACCCGGCGTATCGTGAAAAAACGTTTTCTCGCATTACATAACGGTGAGTTCATCGCCCTGACGGCTGACTTACGTAAACGCCTAAACGAACTTGCCAGTTTCGCCATTCAGGACCCGAAAGGACTGGGTATCCCCCGCTATGCAGCCTCCATGCTGGACGATTGGCTGGGTGAGGTCGGCAGAATGGAAGTAGACGCCGCCTGGAACGCGTTTATCCGTAAACGTGATATGGCTATGGAATTAAATCCTGCAGTACCCGTCACCTTACAAACCACCTTACGCCCGTATCAGGAAGAGGGCTTCCGCTGGATGGCCCACCTGGCAGCCTGGGGTGCTGGAGCCTGCCTCGCTGATGATATGGGACTTGGAAAAACCGTACAGGCTATCGCGTTATTGTTGCACAGAGCTGCAGAAGGGCCTGCGCTGGTGGTCTGCCCCGCATCGGTATTGCCCAACTGGATCAGTGAAATCAACCGTTTTGCCCCCTCACTCAATATTATACAACTACCTACCGGTAAACGTGCAGCCCTGATCAAAAGTGCAGGCGCCTTTGATGTGGTGATCACCACTTATGGTATTTTACAGGCAGAAGCCAAGCTATTCGCCGCTGACCAGTGGACCACGGCTGTACTGGATGAAGCACATACCATCAAAAACTACCAGACCAAAACCTCTAAGGCTGCCATGGCCCTGCAGGCGGGTTTCAGACTGATGCTAACGGGAACGCCTATACAAAATCATATGGGTGAAATATGGAACCTCTTTAACTTCCTCAACCCGGGCCTGCTTGGAACACTGGACCATTTCAACGAACAGTTTGTATTCCCCAGCGCGCGTAATCCGGAGAGCACTGTAAAACAGCATCTCAGAAGATTACTGGCGCCGTTTATGCTGCGTCGTACTAAAACAGCTGTGCTGGACGAACTGCCTTCCAAAACGGAAATCACCCGGTTGGTGGATCTTTCCTATGAAGAGATGTCTTTTTACGAAGCCTTACGCCGTAAAGCTGTAGAGGCGCTGAAGATACCTGAAGATAATCTGGGACGCCGGCAGATGAAAGCATTGGCGGAAATCAGCCGGCTGCGTATGGCAGCCTGTCATCCTCAGCTGGTAGATGGAGAGAGCAATATTATCTCTTCCAAGCTCAATGCTTTTATGGACATTGTACAGGAGCTGGTGTCCAATAACCACCGGGCACTGGTGTTCAGTCAGTTTGTACGTCACCTGGAGCTGGTAAAAGCTGCACTGGACAGGGAAGGGATCACCTACCTGTATCTGGATGGCTCCACGCCGATATCACAGCGTGAACAGCGTGTAAAGGATTTTCAGGCAGGCAAAGGGCAGCTGTTCCTGATCAGCCTGAAAGCCGGTGGGGTAGGGCTTAACCTCACCGCAGCCGATTATGTGGTTCATATGGACCCCTGGTGGAATCCTGCCATTGAAGAACAGGCCTCTGACCGTGCACATCGTATCGGGCAAACAAGACCTGTTACCATCTACCGCCTGGTTGCCCGGCAAACTATCGAAGAAAAAATCATCGCCCTGCATCATAACAAACGTGATCTGGCCGACCGGCTGCTGGAAGGCAGCGATCAGTCTGGCCGCCTTTCTGCGGAAGAGCTGATGGACCTGATTGCGGTAGGATACTGA
- a CDS encoding DeoR/GlpR family DNA-binding transcription regulator gives MGFEERKRKILKLLDQEESREVQEIADKLGISAITIRRDLQQLATEGLLVRTHGGAMKAPPLHPFSAFADKAGVAQENKQHIGKLAAAQVKPGDTLFMDCGSTVFAMCPYLKKTGPLRIITNSLPVLAAFMDTDQITVNLIGGEVDRERKAVHGQRALQHIESYHAVKAFIGTDGLSVKNGLTAFSEKEAGISKAMATQADAVYLLCDSSKIGKDSYLKYAPLSLVDFLVTDHQLPATMAAQLKAGGVRLIS, from the coding sequence ATGGGATTTGAGGAAAGAAAACGCAAAATTTTAAAACTGCTGGACCAGGAAGAGAGTAGGGAAGTGCAGGAGATAGCAGACAAACTGGGCATTTCAGCGATCACCATCCGGCGCGATCTGCAGCAGCTAGCTACAGAAGGACTGTTGGTACGTACCCACGGAGGGGCGATGAAAGCGCCTCCGCTGCATCCGTTTTCTGCCTTTGCCGATAAAGCCGGTGTGGCACAGGAAAACAAGCAGCATATCGGTAAACTGGCTGCTGCACAGGTAAAGCCCGGTGATACCCTCTTCATGGACTGCGGCAGCACCGTGTTTGCCATGTGTCCCTACCTGAAAAAAACAGGCCCTCTGAGGATCATTACTAATTCATTACCGGTACTGGCAGCGTTTATGGATACAGACCAGATCACTGTAAACCTGATTGGTGGCGAGGTAGACCGGGAAAGAAAAGCAGTCCATGGACAGCGGGCATTACAGCATATTGAAAGTTATCATGCTGTCAAAGCTTTTATCGGTACGGATGGACTATCGGTCAAAAACGGTCTTACCGCTTTCAGCGAAAAAGAAGCCGGTATCAGCAAAGCCATGGCCACACAGGCAGATGCGGTCTATCTTCTCTGTGATTCTTCGAAAATCGGAAAAGACAGCTATCTGAAATATGCACCCCTCAGCCTGGTTGATTTTCTGGTGACAGACCACCAGCTCCCCGCCACCATGGCGGCACAACTGAAAGCAGGAGGAGTACGGCTCATTTCCTGA
- the nudK gene encoding GDP-mannose pyrophosphatase NudK yields MTPEVKIIDTAVLSDNWYTLRKVTYDYKKRNGTWQRQEREAYDRGNGAVILLYNSAQHTVILTRQFRLPSFINGNEDGMLIEACAGLLDKNNAEDCIRREAEEETGYRITAVKKIFEAYMSPGSVTEILHFFVAAYDGSMKVANGGGLEHEQEEIEVLEISATEAMLMIEDGRIRDGKTIMLLQYAQLHQLL; encoded by the coding sequence ATGACACCCGAAGTAAAAATCATTGATACAGCAGTATTGTCAGACAACTGGTACACGCTCAGGAAAGTGACCTATGATTATAAAAAGCGGAATGGCACCTGGCAAAGGCAGGAAAGGGAAGCATACGACAGGGGCAATGGGGCTGTCATATTATTGTACAACAGCGCACAGCACACCGTTATTCTCACGCGGCAGTTCCGCCTGCCCTCCTTTATCAATGGCAATGAGGATGGTATGCTGATAGAAGCATGCGCCGGCCTTCTGGACAAAAACAATGCTGAAGACTGCATCCGCCGAGAAGCGGAAGAAGAAACCGGTTACCGGATCACTGCAGTAAAAAAAATCTTTGAAGCATATATGTCTCCCGGCTCCGTCACCGAGATCCTGCACTTTTTTGTAGCGGCCTACGACGGCTCTATGAAAGTGGCCAATGGTGGCGGGCTGGAGCACGAACAGGAAGAAATTGAAGTTCTGGAAATATCAGCAACGGAAGCAATGCTGATGATTGAAGACGGCCGTATCCGCGATGGCAAAACCATCATGCTGCTGCAGTACGCACAGTTGCATCAGCTGTTGTAA